In Acidobacteriota bacterium, a genomic segment contains:
- a CDS encoding chemotaxis protein CheW — translation MSRSPHIGFTIGGSLLAVEATRVLAVAEAADIIPVPFARACFPGVLLRRGRLVPIVDLATVPSLWNAVPGTGGDQVLVLAAGEIEAGLLVRQVETLTSAPGDAESGAAAAPSEVREAILWGALRARGRDFGLLKVNTALAAAGVPAPPEPQGGSRVDGQEDPAGG, via the coding sequence ATGAGCCGCTCGCCGCACATCGGTTTCACGATCGGGGGGAGCCTCCTCGCCGTCGAGGCGACGCGCGTCCTCGCCGTCGCCGAGGCGGCCGACATCATCCCCGTCCCCTTCGCCCGCGCCTGCTTCCCCGGCGTGCTGCTCCGCCGCGGCCGGCTCGTTCCGATCGTGGACCTCGCGACGGTCCCGAGCCTCTGGAACGCCGTGCCGGGGACCGGCGGGGACCAGGTGCTCGTCCTCGCGGCGGGCGAGATCGAGGCGGGGCTCCTCGTGCGGCAGGTCGAGACGCTGACCTCGGCCCCGGGCGACGCGGAGTCCGGCGCGGCGGCTGCGCCTTCCGAGGTGAGAGAGGCTATCCTGTGGGGCGCGCTCCGGGCGCGGGGACGCGACTTCGGACTGCTCAAGGTCAACACGGCTCTGGCGGCGGCGGGAGTCCCGGCGCCTCCGGAACCTCAAGGAGGATCGAGAGTCGATGGCCAAGAAGATCCTGCTGGCGGATGA
- a CDS encoding acyl-CoA dehydrogenase family protein, translated as MDFDLSEDLRILQKTVRDFAATEIAPVAATLERESRFPREILKKLAGIGILGMVIPEEYGGAGFGAISSSIVLEEIAAACASTAVTVSVHNTASAGPITRFGTAAQKKRYLPPMARGDYLGGFALTEPSAGSDAASIRTRAVRRGDRYILNGAKSWITNVHEGGVYVLMASTDPARGARGVTAFLVEPAFPGFAFGKDEDKMGLRASLTGEIALTDCEVPAENVLGEEGMGLRIALATLDSGRIGIAAQAIGIARAAFEAALSHARTREAFGGPLAKLQAIQNKLADMALQIDAARLLTQRAAWLAESGAKNFTREASEAKLYATEMGNRVCYEALQIFGGYGYSKEYPVERLARDVRVTTLYEGTSEIQRLVIARQLVGAA; from the coding sequence GTGGACTTCGATCTCTCCGAAGATCTGCGAATCCTCCAGAAGACGGTTCGCGACTTCGCGGCGACGGAGATCGCCCCCGTCGCCGCGACCCTCGAGCGCGAGAGCCGCTTCCCGCGCGAAATCCTCAAGAAGCTCGCCGGGATCGGCATCCTCGGGATGGTCATCCCCGAGGAGTACGGCGGGGCAGGCTTCGGGGCGATCTCCTCCTCGATCGTCCTCGAGGAGATCGCCGCGGCCTGCGCCTCGACCGCCGTCACCGTCAGCGTCCACAACACGGCGTCCGCGGGGCCGATCACGAGATTCGGCACCGCCGCCCAGAAGAAGCGGTACCTCCCGCCGATGGCGCGCGGGGACTACCTCGGCGGGTTCGCCCTGACGGAGCCCTCCGCCGGCTCGGACGCGGCGTCGATCCGCACGCGCGCCGTCCGCCGCGGGGATCGCTACATCCTGAACGGCGCGAAGTCGTGGATCACCAACGTCCACGAAGGAGGCGTCTACGTCCTGATGGCGTCCACCGATCCCGCGCGCGGCGCGCGAGGCGTCACGGCCTTCCTCGTGGAGCCGGCGTTTCCCGGCTTCGCCTTCGGGAAGGACGAGGACAAGATGGGGCTGCGCGCCTCCCTCACCGGGGAGATCGCGCTCACCGACTGCGAGGTTCCCGCGGAGAACGTCCTCGGCGAGGAGGGGATGGGCCTTCGCATCGCCCTCGCCACGCTCGACTCGGGTCGCATCGGGATCGCCGCGCAGGCGATCGGCATCGCGCGCGCGGCGTTCGAGGCGGCGTTGTCGCACGCGCGCACGCGCGAGGCGTTCGGCGGCCCGCTCGCGAAGCTCCAGGCGATCCAGAACAAGCTCGCCGACATGGCGCTCCAGATCGACGCGGCGCGGCTGTTGACGCAGCGCGCCGCGTGGCTCGCCGAATCGGGGGCGAAGAACTTCACCCGCGAGGCCTCCGAGGCGAAGCTGTACGCCACCGAGATGGGGAACAGGGTCTGCTACGAGGCGCTCCAGATCTTCGGCGGCTATGGTTACTCGAAGGAGTATCCGGTCGAGAGGCTCGCGCGCGACGTGCGGGTGACGACGCTCTACGAAGGGACGTCCGAGATCCAGCGACTCGTGATCGCGAGGCAGCTCGTGGGGGCCGCCTGA
- the raiA gene encoding ribosome-associated translation inhibitor RaiA: MKLVITGRHIEITPALKSFTREKISKLDRWVDEVMEVHAILVVEKHRHTAELVVHGRHLTLSARGSSADMYASIGTCIERLEKQARKKKEMHVARRRRSTGPVAPPEPPAAAEKPARRRAKGARASAADADGGPPRIVRSETFSRKPMSVEEAALQVREAGLEFVVFRNERSQEVNVVYRRKDGSFGLIEPER; the protein is encoded by the coding sequence ATGAAACTCGTAATCACCGGACGGCACATCGAAATCACTCCCGCGCTCAAGTCGTTCACCCGCGAGAAGATCTCGAAGCTCGATCGATGGGTCGACGAGGTGATGGAGGTCCACGCCATCCTCGTCGTCGAGAAGCACCGGCACACGGCCGAGCTGGTGGTGCACGGGCGCCACCTCACCCTCAGCGCGCGCGGATCGTCGGCCGACATGTACGCGTCGATCGGCACCTGCATCGAACGGCTCGAGAAGCAGGCGCGCAAGAAGAAGGAGATGCACGTCGCGAGGCGCCGAAGGTCCACCGGCCCCGTCGCGCCGCCGGAGCCGCCGGCCGCCGCGGAGAAGCCGGCCCGGCGACGGGCGAAGGGGGCACGCGCCTCGGCGGCGGATGCGGACGGGGGTCCGCCCCGTATCGTCCGGAGCGAGACCTTCTCGAGGAAGCCGATGTCGGTGGAGGAGGCGGCCCTCCAGGTGCGCGAGGCCGGGCTCGAATTCGTCGTCTTCCGCAACGAGCGGTCGCAGGAAGTGAACGTCGTCTACCGCAGGAAGGACGGCAGCTTCGGCCTCATCGAGCCCGAGAGGTGA
- a CDS encoding response regulator produces MAKKILLADDSITIQKVVELTFSEGDYEVHCVGNGALAIRKIDEIVPDIALVDVMMPQRNGYDVCSHVKQDPRLAWIPVLLLTGTFEPFDPRRAEASGADGHITKPFESRALVAQVEDLLSAHPRPRAAGEPEPRPIAPSAPPESSEIVNAGQIFAAARGTDTGSRPAPPPPPESPGMASPATVRIDSRTFFPHLAAGGAGERVVETPAAGATTSLGPFDLGADEAETDPTQPFRAVAGPPPASSKSEPRAPGKTPALPRAVESTPAPPPAARGVDDAAARDAVREAAERILREVAWEILPEIAERLVKERIRQLESEAESGAPAPQIH; encoded by the coding sequence ATGGCCAAGAAGATCCTGCTGGCGGATGACAGCATCACCATCCAGAAAGTCGTGGAGCTCACCTTCTCGGAGGGCGACTACGAGGTCCACTGCGTGGGCAACGGCGCCCTGGCGATCCGGAAGATCGACGAGATCGTTCCCGACATCGCCCTCGTCGACGTGATGATGCCGCAGCGCAACGGCTACGACGTCTGCTCGCACGTGAAGCAGGATCCGCGTCTCGCGTGGATACCGGTCCTCCTGCTCACCGGAACCTTCGAGCCCTTCGATCCGCGGCGCGCCGAGGCCTCGGGCGCCGACGGGCACATCACGAAGCCGTTCGAGTCGAGGGCGCTCGTCGCGCAGGTGGAGGACCTCCTTTCGGCCCACCCGCGCCCGCGCGCGGCGGGAGAGCCCGAGCCGCGGCCCATCGCTCCATCGGCCCCTCCCGAGAGCTCGGAGATTGTGAACGCGGGCCAGATCTTCGCCGCGGCGCGGGGAACCGACACGGGATCGCGCCCGGCTCCGCCTCCCCCTCCGGAAAGCCCGGGGATGGCCTCGCCGGCCACCGTCCGCATCGACAGCCGCACCTTCTTCCCGCATCTCGCGGCCGGGGGAGCGGGCGAACGCGTCGTCGAGACCCCGGCGGCCGGAGCGACGACGTCCCTTGGCCCCTTCGATCTGGGCGCCGACGAGGCGGAGACCGATCCGACCCAGCCCTTCCGCGCCGTCGCCGGCCCCCCTCCGGCCTCCTCGAAGTCCGAGCCGCGCGCTCCCGGAAAGACGCCGGCCCTTCCGCGCGCCGTGGAGTCGACCCCCGCGCCGCCGCCTGCCGCACGCGGGGTGGACGACGCGGCCGCGCGCGACGCGGTCCGCGAGGCCGCCGAGCGGATCCTGCGCGAGGTCGCATGGGAGATCCTGCCCGAGATCGCCGAGCGCCTCGTAAAGGAGCGGATCCGTCAGCTCGAGAGCGAGGCCGAGTCCGGCGCCCCCGCGCCGCAGATTCACTGA
- the lptB gene encoding LPS export ABC transporter ATP-binding protein, protein MARSLLTEGLYKTFRGRQVVRDVSVRIDGGEIVGLLGPNGAGKTTSFGCILGLVRPDRGKVLLDGEDITSLPMHQRARRGLGYLPQEASIFRRMSVEDNLLAVLETVGIGGEEMRRRAGALLDEFGVSHLAKQKATTLSGGERRRVEIARALTTSPSFILLDEPFAGIDPIARADLQRVVAHLKERGLGILITDHNVRETLQITDRAYIIADGAILQSGPPGALAADPRVRQVYLGEQFSLS, encoded by the coding sequence TTGGCCCGCAGCCTCCTCACTGAAGGCCTTTACAAGACCTTCCGCGGGCGTCAGGTCGTCCGGGACGTCAGCGTGCGCATCGACGGGGGGGAGATCGTCGGGCTGCTCGGCCCCAACGGCGCCGGCAAGACCACCTCCTTCGGCTGCATCCTCGGCCTGGTCCGCCCCGACCGGGGAAAAGTGCTCCTCGACGGCGAGGACATCACCTCGCTGCCGATGCACCAGAGGGCCCGGCGCGGCCTGGGCTACCTGCCCCAGGAGGCGTCGATCTTCCGGAGGATGTCCGTCGAGGACAATCTCCTCGCCGTCCTCGAGACGGTGGGGATCGGCGGGGAGGAGATGCGCCGGCGGGCCGGCGCGCTGCTCGACGAGTTCGGCGTGTCGCACCTCGCGAAACAGAAGGCGACGACGCTCTCGGGTGGGGAGAGGCGCCGCGTCGAGATCGCCCGGGCGTTGACGACGAGCCCGTCGTTCATCCTCCTCGACGAGCCGTTCGCGGGGATCGACCCGATCGCGCGCGCGGATCTCCAGCGCGTCGTCGCGCACCTGAAGGAGCGCGGCCTGGGCATCCTGATCACCGATCACAATGTTCGCGAAACTTTACAAATAACGGACAGGGCGTACATTATCGCCGACGGGGCCATTCTCCAATCCGGCCCGCCCGGGGCCCTGGCCGCGGACCCGCGCGTGCGGCAGGTGTACCTCGGGGAGCAGTTCAGCCTGAGCTGA
- a CDS encoding acyl-CoA dehydrogenase family protein yields the protein MRLELDDDHRMLRENLRRFAEEEIEPRAAHHDRTREFPYENVKKCAELGLMGMMVDEAHGGAGMDALAYVIGIEEISRVDASLGVVLSVNNSLYSHPINTFGTEAQKKEYLTPFARGEKIGAYCLTEANAGSDAGSLRTSATLKGDTWILNGAKVFVTNGIAADACIVYAKTDPAAPSSKGISAFIVERSSPGYSLGKPETKMGITSSGSVEVVLQECEVPAKNLLGTRDQGFKIALHTLDGGRIGIAAQALGIAQGALDKAVTYAKQRVQFGKPIAEHQSIQWMLADMATDVDAARLLAYRAAHAKETKERYTLEASMAKLFASEAANRVAYKAVQIFGGYGYIAEYPVERYFRDARITEIYEGTSEIQRMVIASHILKG from the coding sequence ATGAGACTCGAGCTCGACGACGATCACAGGATGCTCCGCGAGAACCTCCGCCGGTTCGCCGAGGAGGAGATCGAGCCCCGCGCAGCCCATCACGATCGCACGCGGGAGTTCCCGTACGAGAACGTGAAGAAGTGCGCCGAGCTCGGCCTGATGGGGATGATGGTCGACGAGGCGCACGGGGGCGCCGGGATGGACGCCCTCGCGTACGTCATCGGGATCGAGGAGATCTCCCGCGTCGACGCCTCCCTGGGCGTCGTGCTCTCGGTCAACAACTCCCTCTACTCGCACCCGATCAACACCTTCGGAACTGAAGCGCAGAAGAAAGAGTACCTGACGCCCTTCGCCCGCGGCGAGAAGATCGGCGCGTACTGCCTGACCGAGGCCAACGCCGGCTCGGACGCGGGAAGCCTGCGGACGAGCGCGACGCTCAAGGGCGACACCTGGATCCTCAACGGCGCGAAGGTCTTCGTCACGAACGGCATCGCCGCGGACGCCTGCATCGTCTACGCGAAGACCGACCCGGCGGCCCCCTCCTCGAAGGGGATCTCGGCGTTCATCGTCGAGAGGAGCTCCCCGGGCTACTCGCTCGGGAAGCCCGAGACGAAGATGGGGATCACCTCCTCCGGCTCGGTCGAGGTGGTCCTCCAGGAGTGCGAGGTCCCCGCGAAGAACCTCCTCGGCACGCGCGACCAGGGTTTCAAGATCGCGCTCCACACGCTCGACGGCGGGCGCATCGGCATCGCGGCGCAGGCGCTCGGCATCGCCCAGGGGGCGCTCGACAAGGCCGTCACGTACGCGAAGCAGCGCGTCCAGTTCGGCAAGCCGATCGCCGAGCACCAGTCGATCCAGTGGATGCTCGCCGACATGGCCACCGACGTCGACGCCGCCCGCCTCCTCGCGTACCGCGCCGCGCACGCGAAGGAGACGAAGGAGCGCTACACGCTCGAGGCCTCGATGGCGAAGCTCTTCGCCTCGGAGGCGGCGAACCGCGTTGCCTACAAGGCGGTGCAGATCTTCGGCGGCTACGGCTACATCGCCGAGTACCCCGTGGAGCGCTACTTCCGCGACGCCCGCATCACGGAGATCTACGAAGGGACCTCCGAGATCCAGCGGATGGTCATCGCCTCGCACATCCTCAAAGGCTAG
- a CDS encoding enoyl-CoA hydratase/isomerase family protein yields MSYRNLLYAVSDGIARLTINRPDKLNALNRETVGEIDAAVQAFGADASARALVLTGSGDRAFVAGADISELAEQTPQGGKDYSLHGQRVLAQLETSVKPTIAAINGFALGGGLEIALACHMRVASETAKLGLPEVTLGIIPGFGGTQRLPRLVGKGRALEIILTGEPIDAREAHRIGLVNRVVPQPELLAEAEKLARTILSRGPVAVRFAIEAVGRGLEMPAAEGHFLEATLFGLLTTSEDMKEGTRAFLEKPRRTPAFKGR; encoded by the coding sequence GTGAGCTACCGGAACCTCCTCTACGCCGTCTCGGACGGCATCGCCCGCCTCACGATCAACCGCCCCGACAAGCTCAACGCGCTGAACCGCGAGACGGTCGGGGAGATCGACGCCGCCGTCCAGGCCTTCGGAGCCGACGCTTCGGCCCGCGCCCTCGTGCTGACGGGATCCGGCGACAGGGCGTTCGTCGCCGGAGCCGACATCTCCGAGCTGGCCGAGCAGACGCCGCAGGGAGGGAAGGACTACTCGCTCCACGGCCAGCGGGTCCTGGCGCAGCTCGAGACGAGCGTCAAGCCGACCATCGCGGCCATCAACGGCTTCGCGCTCGGCGGAGGCCTCGAGATCGCCCTCGCCTGCCACATGAGGGTTGCGTCGGAGACGGCGAAGCTCGGGCTCCCGGAGGTCACGCTCGGCATCATCCCGGGGTTCGGCGGGACGCAGCGGCTGCCCCGGCTCGTGGGGAAGGGCAGGGCGCTCGAGATCATCCTGACGGGAGAACCCATCGACGCCCGCGAGGCGCACCGGATCGGGCTCGTGAACCGCGTCGTCCCGCAGCCTGAGCTCCTGGCGGAGGCGGAGAAGCTCGCCAGGACGATTCTCTCGCGCGGCCCGGTCGCGGTGCGGTTCGCGATCGAGGCGGTCGGCCGCGGCCTCGAGATGCCGGCTGCGGAGGGGCACTTCCTGGAGGCGACTCTCTTCGGGCTGCTGACGACGAGCGAGGACATGAAGGAAGGGACGCGGGCCTTTCTCGAGAAGCCCAGGCGGACGCCGGCCTTCAAGGGTCGTTGA
- a CDS encoding cobalamin B12-binding domain-containing protein yields the protein MAEKILRLLVGKVGLDGHDRGAKIVARALRDAGCEVIYTGLHQTPEMVVNTAIQEDVDAICLSILSGAHNTLLPKVLRLLKDRGAADIPLLAGGIIPDEDIRTLKATGVLEVFTPGASTRDIVDYVRGHVRGRRGAVGA from the coding sequence ATGGCTGAGAAGATTCTGAGGCTGCTCGTCGGCAAGGTCGGCCTCGACGGGCACGACCGCGGGGCGAAGATCGTCGCCCGCGCCCTGCGCGACGCCGGATGCGAGGTGATCTACACCGGCCTTCACCAGACGCCGGAGATGGTCGTGAACACGGCGATCCAGGAGGACGTGGACGCGATCTGCCTGAGCATCCTCTCGGGCGCCCACAACACGCTGCTCCCGAAGGTCCTGAGGCTCCTCAAGGATCGAGGGGCGGCGGACATTCCCCTGCTCGCCGGGGGGATCATCCCCGACGAGGACATCCGGACCCTCAAGGCGACGGGGGTGCTCGAGGTCTTCACCCCGGGCGCCTCGACGCGGGACATCGTCGATTACGTCCGGGGCCACGTCCGGGGCCGCCGCGGCGCCGTCGGCGCGTGA
- the rpoN gene encoding RNA polymerase factor sigma-54, whose protein sequence is MGLEQKLNLRMSQKLIMTPSLQQAIKLLQLSKLELLEEITHELVENPVLEEGSERTVSEREEHEAPEQEIARQDAAPSTEVEAPTPEGEDKFDDDYLEAFYEDYVERSYEPRVQTEDIELPSFEATLTKQQTLADHLSWQIEATPMDDRLREIADAIVGNLNDDGYLGATFDEIQTMGPYSPEEVDAALKIVQALDPPGVAARDLRECLLIQIHRLDVHNAVLEHLIEEIVRDRLELLQAHKYQELQHRLGCSGPELQAAMEVIRRLDPSPGLRYNAQRSQYVTPDVFIVKMERGEYKVLLNEDGMPRLRISGVYRKMLEKHDPATDRDARNYVKEKVRAAHRFIKSLDERQRTIFKVATSIIKYEKDFLDYGMDHMRPLILKDVADDIGMHESTVSRVVNNKYMHTPRGLFEMRYFFHAAVPGSTGEEISSLKVKEKIRDLVAAEDGQHPLSDATIVQRLADEHGIRIARRTVAKYRGELRIPSSNDRKHPFA, encoded by the coding sequence ATGGGGCTTGAACAGAAGCTGAACCTCAGGATGAGCCAGAAGCTCATCATGACGCCGTCCCTCCAGCAGGCGATCAAGCTCCTGCAGCTGAGCAAGCTCGAGCTCCTCGAGGAGATCACCCACGAGCTCGTCGAGAACCCGGTCCTCGAGGAGGGGAGCGAGCGCACGGTCAGCGAGCGCGAGGAGCACGAGGCGCCGGAGCAGGAGATCGCGCGGCAGGACGCCGCGCCGTCCACCGAGGTCGAGGCGCCCACCCCCGAGGGAGAGGACAAGTTCGACGACGACTACCTCGAGGCCTTCTACGAGGACTACGTCGAGCGCTCCTACGAGCCGCGCGTCCAGACCGAGGACATCGAGCTCCCGTCGTTCGAGGCGACGCTCACCAAGCAGCAGACGCTCGCCGATCATCTCTCGTGGCAGATCGAGGCGACGCCGATGGACGATCGCCTCCGCGAGATCGCCGACGCCATCGTCGGCAACCTGAATGACGACGGCTATCTCGGCGCGACGTTCGACGAGATCCAGACGATGGGGCCGTACTCCCCGGAGGAGGTCGACGCGGCGCTGAAGATCGTCCAGGCGCTCGATCCCCCCGGCGTGGCGGCCCGCGATCTGCGCGAGTGCCTCCTCATCCAGATCCACCGCCTCGACGTGCACAACGCCGTCCTCGAGCACCTCATCGAGGAGATCGTGAGGGATCGCCTCGAGCTGCTGCAGGCGCACAAGTACCAGGAGCTGCAGCATCGCCTCGGCTGCTCGGGCCCCGAGCTGCAGGCGGCCATGGAGGTGATCCGCAGGCTCGACCCCTCCCCGGGGCTCCGCTACAACGCGCAGCGCTCGCAGTACGTGACACCCGACGTCTTCATCGTCAAGATGGAGCGCGGGGAGTACAAGGTCCTGCTCAACGAGGACGGGATGCCGCGGCTGCGGATCAGCGGCGTCTACCGGAAGATGCTCGAGAAGCACGACCCCGCGACGGATCGGGACGCCCGGAACTACGTGAAGGAGAAGGTCCGGGCCGCCCACCGGTTCATCAAGAGCCTCGACGAGCGCCAGAGGACGATCTTCAAGGTCGCGACGAGCATCATCAAGTACGAGAAGGATTTTCTCGACTACGGAATGGACCACATGCGCCCGCTCATCCTCAAGGACGTGGCGGACGACATCGGCATGCACGAATCGACCGTCAGCCGCGTCGTCAACAACAAGTACATGCACACGCCTCGCGGCCTCTTCGAGATGCGCTACTTCTTCCACGCGGCGGTCCCCGGCTCGACCGGGGAGGAGATCTCATCGCTGAAGGTCAAGGAGAAGATTCGCGACCTCGTCGCCGCCGAGGACGGGCAGCACCCGCTGAGCGACGCCACCATCGTGCAGCGCCTCGCCGACGAGCACGGAATCCGCATCGCCCGCCGCACCGTCGCCAAGTACCGTGGAGAGCTGAGAATTCCTTCTTCCAACGATCGCAAGCACCCCTTCGCCTGA
- a CDS encoding methylmalonyl-CoA mutase family protein, translating into MAKTKAGDKQRWTDETLDPAIARKPERDARFTTVSDLAIDRLYAPEDLGGAWDPARDLGMPGEFPYTRGIHPTMYRGKLWTMRQFSGFGSASDTNRRYHYLLSQGQTGLSVAFDLPTLMGRDSDDPMAEGEVGREGVAIDTLADMEALFEGIPLEKVSTSMTINSPASILWAMYLVVAEKQGAAWSRLDGTIQNDILKEYIAQKEWIYPPRPSIRIITDIMAFAAEQVPRWNTISISGYHIREAGSTAIQELAFTLADGVGYVEAAIEAGLDVDQIAPRLSFFFNSHNDFFEEICKLRAARRLWAKLMRDRFHARSPRSWMLRTHVQTAGCSLTAQQAYNNIVRVTVQALAAVLGGTQSLHTNSLDETLALPTEEAVTIALRTQQILAEESGVANTIDPLGGSYFVERLTSQMEAGASDYIRRIDEMGGIVSAIERGFPQKEIADAAYTYQLQIDRSEKTIVGVNRFVQEETRRPDMLRIDPAVERDQLARLAKIRSARDAARHSRALASLAATAAGKGNLMPGIVEAVRAYASVGEICGALKPVFGEYREQSVL; encoded by the coding sequence ATGGCGAAGACGAAGGCCGGGGACAAGCAGCGCTGGACCGACGAGACGCTCGACCCTGCGATCGCGAGGAAGCCGGAGCGCGACGCGCGCTTCACAACCGTCTCCGATCTCGCCATCGATCGCCTCTACGCCCCCGAGGATCTCGGCGGCGCGTGGGATCCCGCGCGCGATCTCGGCATGCCCGGCGAGTTCCCCTACACGCGCGGCATCCACCCCACGATGTACCGGGGCAAGCTCTGGACGATGCGCCAGTTCTCGGGGTTCGGCTCCGCCTCCGACACGAACCGGCGGTATCACTACCTCCTGTCGCAGGGGCAGACGGGCCTGTCGGTCGCCTTCGACCTCCCCACGCTGATGGGGCGGGACAGCGACGACCCGATGGCGGAGGGGGAGGTCGGGCGCGAGGGGGTGGCCATCGACACCCTCGCGGACATGGAGGCGCTCTTCGAGGGGATTCCCCTCGAGAAGGTCTCGACCTCGATGACGATCAACTCCCCGGCGTCGATCCTCTGGGCCATGTACCTCGTGGTCGCGGAGAAGCAGGGGGCCGCGTGGAGCCGGCTCGACGGGACGATCCAGAACGACATCCTCAAGGAGTACATCGCGCAGAAGGAGTGGATCTACCCGCCGCGCCCCTCGATCAGGATCATCACCGACATCATGGCGTTCGCGGCGGAGCAGGTCCCCCGCTGGAACACCATCAGCATCAGCGGCTACCACATCCGCGAGGCGGGCTCGACGGCGATCCAGGAGCTCGCCTTCACGCTCGCCGACGGCGTCGGCTACGTGGAGGCCGCGATCGAGGCCGGCCTCGACGTCGATCAGATCGCCCCGCGGCTCTCGTTCTTCTTCAACTCGCACAACGATTTCTTCGAGGAGATCTGCAAGCTCCGCGCGGCGCGGCGCCTCTGGGCGAAGCTGATGCGGGATCGGTTCCACGCGCGGAGCCCCCGCTCCTGGATGCTCCGCACGCACGTGCAGACGGCCGGCTGCTCGCTGACGGCCCAGCAGGCCTACAACAACATCGTGCGCGTGACGGTGCAGGCGCTCGCGGCGGTCCTCGGCGGCACGCAGAGCCTGCACACGAACTCGCTCGACGAGACGCTCGCCCTCCCGACGGAGGAGGCGGTCACCATCGCCCTGCGCACGCAGCAGATCCTCGCCGAGGAGAGCGGCGTCGCGAACACGATCGACCCTCTCGGGGGCTCGTACTTCGTCGAGCGCCTCACCTCGCAGATGGAGGCGGGGGCTTCCGACTACATCCGGCGCATCGACGAGATGGGAGGGATCGTCTCCGCGATCGAGAGGGGGTTCCCGCAGAAGGAGATCGCCGACGCCGCGTACACCTACCAGCTCCAGATCGACCGGAGCGAGAAGACGATCGTCGGCGTCAACCGTTTCGTGCAGGAGGAGACGCGCCGACCCGACATGCTGAGGATCGATCCCGCCGTCGAGCGCGATCAGCTCGCGCGCCTCGCGAAGATCCGGAGCGCGCGGGACGCCGCCCGGCACTCGCGGGCGCTCGCCTCTCTCGCGGCGACCGCGGCGGGGAAGGGAAACCTCATGCCCGGGATCGTCGAGGCGGTCCGGGCCTACGCGTCGGTCGGCGAGATCTGCGGGGCGCTGAAGCCGGTGTTCGGCGAGTACCGCGAGCAGAGCGTCCTTTGA